From Pseudanabaena galeata CCNP1313, a single genomic window includes:
- a CDS encoding nuclear transport factor 2 family protein has product MEKTIQDLEERIRKAQLANDVNTLNELISNQLQFVFLDGSVASKSDDLEAHRNKMVIFHSITFTDQIIETFENLATVTVKAEISGSMNGQDFHGYYRYGRTWAMLNGQWQLIAGNVVQLPDSHN; this is encoded by the coding sequence ATGGAAAAAACAATTCAAGATCTGGAAGAGCGTATCCGCAAAGCTCAACTCGCTAATGATGTAAATACACTGAATGAATTAATTTCTAATCAGTTGCAATTTGTTTTTCTAGACGGATCTGTAGCATCAAAATCTGATGACTTAGAAGCGCATAGAAATAAAATGGTCATCTTCCACAGCATCACTTTCACAGACCAAATCATTGAAACTTTTGAAAATTTAGCTACTGTAACCGTTAAAGCAGAAATCAGTGGATCTATGAATGGTCAAGATTTTCATGGCTATTATCGATATGGAAGAACTTGGGCGATGCTAAATGGTCAATGGCAGCTCATCGCAGGCAACGTGGTTCAACTGCCTGATTCGCATAATTAG
- a CDS encoding tetratricopeptide repeat protein: MDNELYKIFEKTYFNHKYYLKEFKGAGAFGAVFLADEVVGGTKIQEVAIKAIRKDKMPSDIIAKELVTAIRLKHPNLINCITSEEGRLKHSVFDYDCFGLVMEVASGTLEDYLQASRVLPAIEVKEIVEAIASGLVYLHGQSVTHRDLKPANVLRVGNVWKISDFGIARQMGRESGTMTTSLTGTPIYMPPEVYAASSEASPMRVSPAWDIWSLGVMIVEMLTGTLPFDGVTDIWKMKINIKRELPKPFDALVQNCLIEDPKQRWNAKQILEKNTKVTVKVKDVDFYFDSALEKNNKGDYNGAISDYNKVIHLDSKNAVAYCNRGLAKSELGDNQEAISDYNKAINLDPELAIAYNNRGLAKANLGDNQEAISDCNKAINLDPELAIAYCNRSAARLGLGEYQEMISDCNKAISLNPNLAIAYNNRGLAKANLGNKKQAIYDYNKAISLNPNLAIAYNNRSAARLGLGEYQEVISDCNKAISLNPNLAIAYNNRGLAKANLGNKKQAIYDYNKAISLNPNLAYAYYNRSAMRLELGDKKGAISDLSKAIELDPQDSNNYNNRGIIKYELEDKRGAISDYNEAIRLNPNNSDAYYNRGLIKQEKFDKKGALADLREASRIYKLQGNTIRLKNTRDYIRAIE, from the coding sequence ATGGATAACGAGCTTTACAAGATTTTTGAGAAGACTTACTTCAATCATAAGTATTATTTGAAGGAGTTTAAGGGGGCAGGGGCTTTTGGTGCGGTGTTTTTGGCGGATGAGGTGGTGGGTGGTACAAAGATTCAGGAGGTGGCGATTAAGGCGATTCGGAAAGATAAGATGCCTTCGGATATTATTGCTAAGGAGTTAGTGACGGCGATTAGGTTGAAGCATCCTAATTTGATTAATTGCATCACTTCTGAGGAGGGACGGTTAAAGCATTCGGTGTTTGATTATGACTGTTTTGGGCTGGTGATGGAGGTTGCGAGTGGAACGCTAGAGGATTATTTGCAAGCATCGCGGGTTTTACCAGCTATTGAGGTGAAGGAGATTGTTGAGGCGATCGCTTCGGGGCTTGTTTATTTGCATGGTCAGTCGGTAACGCATCGGGATCTGAAACCTGCGAATGTGTTGCGGGTGGGGAATGTTTGGAAGATTTCAGATTTTGGAATTGCACGGCAGATGGGGCGAGAAAGTGGCACGATGACAACTAGCCTTACGGGTACACCAATTTATATGCCACCAGAGGTTTATGCTGCTTCCTCAGAAGCTTCACCGATGAGGGTTTCTCCTGCTTGGGATATCTGGTCTTTGGGTGTGATGATTGTGGAGATGCTGACGGGGACGTTGCCGTTTGATGGGGTGACGGATATTTGGAAAATGAAGATCAACATTAAGAGAGAACTGCCTAAGCCTTTTGATGCGCTCGTTCAGAATTGTTTGATTGAAGATCCTAAACAGCGATGGAATGCGAAGCAAATATTAGAGAAAAACACTAAAGTTACAGTTAAAGTTAAAGATGTAGACTTTTATTTTGATAGCGCTTTGGAAAAGAATAATAAAGGCGATTACAATGGAGCAATTTCTGATTACAACAAAGTTATTCATCTCGATTCTAAAAATGCTGTAGCTTATTGCAATCGCGGTTTAGCAAAATCTGAGTTAGGAGATAATCAAGAAGCAATATCTGACTATAACAAAGCCATTAATCTTGATCCTGAGCTTGCAATTGCCTACAACAATCGCGGTCTAGCTAAAGCTAATTTAGGAGATAATCAAGAAGCAATATCTGACTGTAATAAAGCTATTAATCTTGATCCTGAGCTTGCAATTGCCTACTGTAATCGTAGTGCAGCGAGACTTGGGTTAGGAGAATATCAAGAAATGATATCTGACTGTAATAAAGCTATTAGTCTCAATCCTAATCTTGCAATTGCCTACAACAATCGCGGTCTAGCTAAAGCTAATTTAGGAAATAAGAAACAAGCAATATATGACTATAACAAAGCTATTAGTCTTAATCCCAATCTAGCAATTGCCTACAACAATCGTAGTGCAGCGAGACTTGGGTTAGGAGAATATCAAGAAGTGATATCTGACTGTAATAAAGCTATTAGTCTCAATCCTAATCTTGCAATTGCCTACAACAATCGCGGTCTAGCTAAAGCTAATTTAGGAAATAAGAAACAAGCAATATATGACTATAACAAAGCTATTAGTCTTAATCCCAATCTAGCCTACGCTTATTATAATCGTAGTGCAATGAGACTTGAGTTAGGAGATAAAAAAGGGGCTATATCTGATCTTAGTAAAGCTATTGAGCTTGATCCCCAAGATTCCAATAATTACAATAATCGAGGAATAATAAAGTATGAATTAGAAGATAAACGAGGTGCTATATCTGATTACAATGAAGCTATTCGGCTTAATCCTAACAATTCTGATGCTTACTATAATCGGGGTTTGATTAAACAGGAAAAATTCGACAAAAAAGGAGCATTAGCAGATCTTCGTGAAGCGTCTAGAATATATAAATTGCAAGGAAACACAATAAGGCTTAAAAATACACGCGATTACATTCGGGCAATTGAATAA
- a CDS encoding type II toxin-antitoxin system RelN family antitoxin, giving the protein MRAVEATGTIDREGHLLLDQPFGEDISSRVRVIVLFSEPVQELEADPDDTPIEEVKASLKRAFQQAKAGQTRPISELWDRIDA; this is encoded by the coding sequence ATGAGAGCAGTGGAAGCTACGGGGACAATTGATCGCGAAGGGCATTTGTTGCTGGATCAGCCTTTTGGTGAGGACATATCTAGTCGTGTCCGTGTGATTGTGTTGTTTTCTGAACCAGTTCAAGAGTTGGAAGCTGATCCTGATGATACGCCTATTGAGGAGGTGAAGGCGAGTTTGAAACGAGCTTTTCAGCAAGCTAAGGCAGGGCAAACTAGACCAATTTCTGAATTGTGGGACAGAATTGATGCTTAG
- a CDS encoding Uma2 family endonuclease codes for MTTVIQSPVIETAKSPRLTLAEFLASPESDQNYEFIDGQVIRKMSPKRFHASLQAELLIFLRTLFEGKGFVYPEWGIVLTRNDQDWCPVPDLTYISMERLPSNVGNEMCPVPPELVIEIMSEGQTFREFVAKAGDYLKSGVLRVWVIDPMGKTLTVFYPDRPPETYQGDRLLTDELFPDLKVTVKQFLTKAGI; via the coding sequence ATGACTACAGTGATCCAATCGCCAGTCATAGAGACAGCTAAATCTCCTCGACTGACATTGGCGGAGTTTTTGGCAAGCCCTGAGTCTGATCAGAATTATGAATTTATTGATGGTCAAGTCATAAGAAAAATGTCGCCAAAAAGATTTCATGCTTCTTTACAAGCAGAATTATTGATTTTTTTACGAACTTTGTTTGAAGGCAAAGGCTTTGTCTATCCAGAATGGGGAATTGTGTTAACACGCAACGATCAGGATTGGTGTCCTGTACCTGATTTGACCTATATTTCGATGGAGCGGTTGCCTAGTAACGTAGGTAATGAGATGTGCCCAGTACCGCCTGAATTAGTCATTGAGATTATGTCAGAAGGACAAACGTTTCGGGAGTTTGTGGCAAAGGCTGGGGATTATCTGAAATCTGGAGTATTAAGAGTATGGGTTATCGATCCAATGGGAAAAACCTTAACGGTGTTTTATCCCGATCGCCCTCCAGAGACTTATCAAGGTGATCGACTATTAACTGATGAGTTATTCCCAGATTTAAAAGTAACAGTAAAGCAGTTCCTTACAAAAGCAGGAATTTAA
- a CDS encoding type II toxin-antitoxin system RelE family toxin, with amino-acid sequence MLSENIPISIRFADEFEENLYRLSKRFRNIRKDVVGVIEQIQAGNVVGDRIAGLGENYIVIKVRVKNSNIQKGKSAGYRLVYQVESPTNVLLLTIYSKSDRDDISAAEILNILSSISVDDE; translated from the coding sequence ATGCTTAGTGAAAACATCCCAATTTCTATCAGGTTTGCTGATGAGTTTGAAGAGAATTTATATCGTCTATCCAAAAGATTTCGTAATATTCGTAAAGATGTTGTGGGTGTGATTGAGCAAATTCAGGCTGGTAATGTTGTGGGCGATCGCATTGCTGGTCTGGGTGAAAATTATATTGTGATTAAGGTCAGGGTAAAGAATAGCAATATCCAAAAGGGGAAAAGCGCGGGTTATCGTTTGGTTTATCAGGTGGAGTCTCCGACTAATGTACTGCTGTTGACTATCTATTCAAAGAGCGATCGCGATGACATTAGCGCTGCTGAGATTTTGAATATTTTGTCTTCTATTTCTGTGGATGATGAGTAA
- the mfd gene encoding transcription-repair coupling factor, whose translation MTFTAVLENIARSLIATKIGEKLKTAKSISLSGLSCLGKGLISTHLCQQQTKPLLIVTATVEEATRWALQLQSMSWRVYLYPPLDTFPYEPAQIDLETAWTRIEILAELLAKPQHNLAIATTINALQPHLPSTQVFQKHSLYLNIGDSQSVKLLASALARLGYEEVKEVKESKQWSRKGFSFEVFPVNRNQPVRLSCNRGTVEKIREFDPTNPKSFTDLSSIAIAPVDLHEFVAHKATLLNYLPKNFVIALDEPEQCQSYGDRWYEAADELYKNQDPQLATSKLHWDFAKCMTEAKKFQMLQLTERSLKPKANIFDFASSSIPIVPHQFDQMASLIRDYLKSEYQVTLISAQPLRVATLLKEYDCIANFVSNPDDLQSIARIQKAGKPIILKYSGLMEMQGFVLPCCKMALLTDRELFGQQLLASPTFVHPSRMNTAKSVNPDELNVGDYVVHRKYGIGKFTRFETIEVKGEKQPHYIVEFADGKTAVAIAQENEKILSRYRSASNKPPKLNSIANTKVWDNALNKCQKEIYKLARDLLQLYVRRANLVGYAFPTDTDWQQEMEDSFPYQLTPDQVKAVQDVKQDMESDRPMDRLVCGDVGFGKTEVAVRAIFKAVCAGKQVALLAPTTILAQQHFHTLQTRFTAYPFTVEIVNRFRPAKERKQVLQEVADGKVHIIVGTHQLLSKDVEFHDLGLLVIDEEQRFGTVQKEKIKAMKGDVDLLTLSATPIPRTLYAALSGVREMSVIATPPPSRRSIQTHLSAYDASLVKTAIRHELDRGGQVFYVVPRIEGIEAIAVSLKAMLPNVRLAIAHGQMQESELESAMVAFNNNDADILLCTTIIESGLDIPRVNTILIEDAHKLGLAQLYQLRGRVGRAGIQAHAYLLYPPNLELTDAAKRRLDAIQEFSQLGSGYQLAMRDMEIRGLGDLLGEEQSGQADVIGFALYMDLLQEYINELRGKILPEVADTELQLPRLVAFIPDSYIEDKETKINAYLTLAKVKSKEEILKLAAVWEGLYGALPEETQVLLRVMELKLVARKVGVFRIYASEDGRDLFLDSKLTDSLWELLHAKIPIEFYYRFSFEKGRIKITSLALLPGDKQVHFLIEWLGCFLK comes from the coding sequence ATGACCTTCACAGCAGTCCTAGAGAACATCGCCCGATCGCTAATCGCCACAAAAATAGGCGAGAAACTCAAAACAGCCAAAAGCATATCCCTATCAGGACTATCCTGCTTAGGCAAAGGACTAATTAGCACCCACCTATGTCAACAACAAACCAAACCATTACTCATTGTCACCGCCACCGTCGAAGAAGCCACCCGATGGGCTTTACAACTCCAGTCAATGTCATGGCGCGTCTATCTATACCCTCCCCTTGATACATTTCCCTACGAACCAGCCCAAATCGATTTAGAAACCGCTTGGACAAGGATTGAGATATTAGCGGAATTGCTTGCTAAACCACAGCATAACTTAGCGATCGCTACCACCATTAACGCGCTACAGCCCCATCTACCATCCACTCAAGTCTTCCAAAAACATAGTCTCTATCTCAATATCGGCGATTCGCAATCGGTTAAATTACTAGCTTCTGCTTTGGCAAGATTAGGATATGAAGAAGTCAAAGAAGTAAAAGAATCAAAACAATGGAGCCGCAAAGGATTCAGTTTTGAAGTGTTTCCAGTTAATCGAAATCAACCCGTGCGCCTAAGCTGTAATCGCGGTACTGTCGAGAAAATCAGAGAATTTGACCCCACTAATCCCAAAAGCTTTACTGACCTATCTAGCATTGCGATCGCCCCTGTCGATTTGCATGAGTTTGTTGCTCATAAAGCTACATTGCTAAATTATTTACCAAAAAACTTCGTTATCGCTCTTGATGAACCCGAACAATGCCAGAGCTATGGCGATCGCTGGTACGAGGCGGCGGATGAACTTTATAAAAATCAAGATCCTCAATTAGCTACATCCAAACTGCATTGGGACTTTGCTAAGTGCATGACTGAGGCGAAGAAGTTTCAGATGCTTCAGCTTACCGAGCGATCGCTTAAACCCAAAGCCAATATTTTTGACTTTGCCAGTTCCTCTATTCCCATAGTTCCCCATCAGTTTGACCAGATGGCATCGCTCATTCGCGACTATCTCAAATCGGAATATCAAGTCACCCTAATTTCGGCTCAACCTTTGCGAGTGGCAACTTTGCTCAAGGAGTATGACTGCATTGCTAATTTTGTCAGTAATCCTGATGATTTACAGTCAATTGCACGAATTCAGAAAGCTGGTAAACCCATCATTTTAAAGTATTCGGGACTGATGGAGATGCAAGGCTTTGTTTTGCCTTGTTGCAAGATGGCGCTCTTGACCGATCGCGAATTATTTGGACAGCAATTACTAGCATCGCCAACCTTTGTGCATCCCTCACGGATGAATACAGCTAAATCAGTTAATCCTGACGAGCTAAATGTGGGCGATTATGTCGTGCATCGTAAATATGGGATTGGTAAGTTTACGCGCTTTGAAACCATTGAAGTGAAAGGAGAAAAGCAACCGCATTACATCGTTGAGTTTGCTGATGGTAAAACTGCGGTGGCGATCGCGCAGGAAAATGAGAAGATTCTCTCCCGCTATCGCAGTGCTTCTAATAAGCCGCCCAAGTTAAATAGCATCGCCAATACAAAGGTTTGGGATAACGCACTGAACAAGTGTCAAAAGGAAATTTACAAGTTAGCAAGGGATTTACTACAACTCTATGTCCGCCGTGCTAATTTAGTCGGCTATGCTTTTCCAACCGATACCGATTGGCAACAGGAGATGGAAGATTCTTTTCCCTATCAACTCACACCCGATCAGGTCAAGGCTGTTCAGGATGTGAAGCAAGATATGGAAAGCGATCGCCCAATGGATCGGCTGGTTTGCGGTGATGTCGGCTTTGGTAAAACAGAGGTGGCGGTAAGGGCAATTTTTAAGGCGGTTTGTGCGGGTAAACAAGTGGCTCTGTTAGCTCCGACGACGATTCTGGCGCAACAGCATTTTCATACGCTCCAAACTCGTTTTACGGCTTATCCCTTCACTGTGGAGATCGTGAATCGGTTTCGCCCTGCGAAGGAGCGCAAGCAGGTTTTACAAGAGGTTGCGGATGGGAAAGTTCACATCATTGTCGGTACGCATCAACTTTTATCTAAGGATGTTGAGTTTCACGATCTGGGTTTGCTAGTAATTGATGAGGAACAACGCTTTGGCACGGTGCAGAAAGAGAAAATCAAGGCGATGAAGGGGGATGTAGATTTGTTGACTTTGAGTGCTACGCCGATTCCGCGTACTCTCTATGCGGCGCTTTCTGGGGTGCGGGAAATGAGTGTGATTGCGACTCCTCCTCCCTCAAGGCGATCGATTCAAACCCATTTGTCTGCCTATGATGCGTCACTGGTGAAAACGGCGATTCGTCATGAGTTAGATCGTGGTGGTCAGGTATTTTATGTTGTGCCGCGCATTGAGGGGATTGAGGCGATCGCTGTTTCTTTGAAAGCAATGTTACCGAATGTGAGATTAGCGATCGCGCATGGACAGATGCAGGAATCGGAGTTAGAGTCGGCGATGGTTGCTTTTAATAACAATGATGCGGATATTCTCCTCTGTACGACGATTATTGAGTCAGGTTTGGATATTCCCCGTGTGAATACGATTTTGATTGAGGATGCTCATAAGTTGGGTTTGGCGCAACTTTATCAATTGCGTGGTCGCGTTGGTCGGGCTGGGATTCAGGCTCATGCTTATTTACTGTATCCGCCTAACCTTGAGTTGACGGATGCGGCGAAGAGGAGATTGGATGCAATTCAGGAATTTAGTCAGCTTGGTTCGGGATATCAACTGGCGATGCGCGATATGGAGATTCGTGGGTTGGGGGATCTCTTGGGTGAGGAGCAGTCGGGTCAGGCGGATGTGATTGGCTTTGCGCTGTACATGGATTTGCTTCAAGAATATATTAATGAGTTGCGGGGGAAGATTTTGCCTGAAGTTGCGGATACTGAGCTTCAGTTGCCGCGTTTGGTTGCCTTTATTCCTGATAGTTATATCGAAGATAAGGAGACGAAGATTAATGCTTATTTGACTTTGGCGAAGGTGAAGTCAAAGGAAGAGATTCTCAAGTTGGCTGCGGTTTGGGAGGGGTTGTATGGGGCTTTGCCTGAAGAAACTCAGGTATTGCTCAGGGTGATGGAATTGAAGCTGGTGGCGCGGAAGGTTGGGGTGTTTCGCATTTATGCGTCAGAGGATGGGCGCGATCTGTTTCTGGACTCGAAGCTGACGGATTCGCTTTGGGAGTTGCTTCACGCAAAGATCCCGATTGAGTTCTATTATCGTTTCTCTTTTGAGAAGGGGAGAATTAAGATCACGAGTCTGGCTCTCCTGCCTGGGGATAAGCAAGTACATTTCTTGATTGAGTGGTTGGGCTGTTTTTTGAAGTGA
- a CDS encoding tripartite tricarboxylate transporter permease, which produces MIVVLLFISIVSGFCVGILSGLTPGIHVNVIASLMVAIYASSPQSSELRLPIAVFIVSVSITHAFFDYIPSLFLGVPTDEVYTLLPGQRMIKQGEGGKALRLSIEGSWKGLLFSLIIAIIFIILAVLNLNLLSTIDELLKPFLFWVLLAISVFLIKDESRTAWATTIFLLSGFFGIVVLGTPLIPNGSSAAFNSLFPALSGLFGISGLLISLADEKGKLPIQKQDISLCISNRDVNAASLLGTISGMAVGLLPGLGSANASTLALKLTGDQNEDSNDKFYITTTSAIQTADALFGITAIYFIQKSRSGASVAIGALIEKINPWETLTIVLAMGLAGFASRQLLLNSWQIFLKIINNLNYRALTLAVITFITLLVSLTTGFWGVMVLVAATSLGLLPPIVNVRRSQMMGFFLIPVMLFFSGFQEGFVSFFHLESQLSPSIPTNLQSIAISLGICFFTSLIIYVSTSFIQKKK; this is translated from the coding sequence ATGATAGTAGTTTTGTTATTTATAAGTATTGTATCTGGTTTTTGTGTAGGTATTCTTAGTGGATTAACGCCTGGTATTCACGTTAATGTTATCGCCTCTTTGATGGTGGCTATTTACGCATCTAGCCCACAAAGCAGCGAATTACGTCTACCAATTGCTGTATTTATTGTTTCCGTCAGCATTACTCATGCTTTTTTTGATTATATTCCAAGTCTCTTTTTAGGTGTCCCAACTGATGAAGTTTATACTTTATTGCCTGGACAGAGAATGATTAAACAAGGAGAAGGTGGTAAAGCTTTAAGGCTCTCCATAGAAGGATCTTGGAAAGGTTTATTATTTTCATTAATTATCGCTATTATTTTTATAATTCTTGCGGTACTAAATCTTAATCTACTATCTACCATTGACGAATTACTCAAGCCATTTCTTTTTTGGGTTTTACTAGCTATCTCAGTATTTTTAATCAAAGATGAAAGTAGAACAGCATGGGCAACTACTATATTTCTATTGAGTGGCTTTTTTGGGATTGTTGTATTAGGTACACCCTTAATCCCTAATGGTTCATCTGCGGCATTTAACTCGCTCTTTCCTGCATTATCTGGTCTTTTTGGCATTAGCGGTTTGCTCATTTCCCTAGCAGATGAAAAGGGGAAGTTACCCATTCAGAAACAAGATATATCCTTGTGTATAAGCAACAGGGATGTTAATGCTGCAAGTTTGTTAGGTACTATTTCTGGGATGGCTGTTGGTCTTCTACCAGGTTTAGGATCTGCTAACGCTTCTACACTTGCTCTTAAACTAACGGGAGATCAAAATGAAGATAGCAACGATAAATTCTACATCACGACAACTTCGGCGATCCAAACAGCCGATGCTCTTTTTGGAATTACAGCAATTTACTTTATTCAAAAGTCTCGTTCTGGCGCTTCTGTAGCTATTGGGGCATTAATAGAAAAAATAAATCCTTGGGAAACTCTTACGATTGTTTTAGCAATGGGTTTAGCTGGATTTGCTAGTAGACAGCTTCTTTTAAATTCTTGGCAAATATTTCTAAAAATTATTAATAACTTGAATTATCGTGCATTGACCTTAGCCGTTATTACATTTATTACTTTACTTGTATCTTTAACTACTGGATTCTGGGGTGTAATGGTTTTAGTTGCTGCTACAAGTCTGGGTTTATTACCTCCAATAGTAAATGTTAGGCGCTCTCAAATGATGGGATTTTTCTTAATTCCAGTAATGCTATTTTTTAGCGGATTTCAAGAAGGTTTTGTAAGTTTTTTTCATCTAGAAAGTCAACTATCTCCCTCAATTCCTACTAACTTACAAAGTATAGCAATTAGTTTAGGTATCTGCTTTTTTACATCATTGATAATATATGTAAGTACATCATTTATACAAAAGAAAAAATAG
- the topA gene encoding type I DNA topoisomerase produces the protein MVPFSDKTIQAILGSEWQVEASFGHFTELAKDGEDSLGFTMHKDTNKIECRYQLTEGKGQQVVAKLRAAVKNASEVVLATDGDREGEGIAWHLQQQLHLRNPKRAVYNQITPTAVRAAIANAHQLDLNLISAQRARQCLDRLIGFKVSPLVRRTSGGSSAGRVQSVALHIVCQREREINTFVPITYWSVWTEYAEGFTSFYAGSSEIEPVLEDQDVTDDAAEVNTESTVESKRVLSEAEAARIIQVARNHPHVVREATGVTAQKSPLPPFITSSLQQAASVRLGLSPEETMKVAQELFEGVDLPQGRKGLITYHRTDSTSLAPEFCAEVKEWLSKHDPDNVPKKTTRHREQANAQSAHEAIRPTYLSITPKTVRDHLSAKQHQLYELIWRRAVASQCANALIQKSRVIIQAGSTLWQTRGSILTFAGYTRYWNDLSKDKHIPALTSGQTLALANAGFTQKQTQPPARYSEAKLVQVLERQGVGRPSTFAAIVKTLKDRTYVLLKGKVLEPSALGMSTDDVLHKTFPDLLRADFTAGMETTLDEISVGKLEWQSYLIGWHQSYFQPMLARAYTNLGADLQPSNRKNELSDVACPTCSHPLSKIPSKKVSGGHFLKCEHGCENLVMFWSDRRNQWEIPQPKGENAVTAEVTNFACPVCGKPLAKFPYHKDGVDKVMLKCADVQARQRKDHADVVFFWSSQEKWWSKKFGDLDEAAKPNLGKASTAKEKKSAQGKSKQAGKVTKPRPKKLS, from the coding sequence ATAGTTCCATTTAGCGATAAAACTATCCAAGCAATCCTTGGTAGTGAATGGCAAGTGGAAGCTTCCTTTGGTCACTTTACGGAACTTGCCAAAGATGGTGAAGATAGCTTGGGCTTTACCATGCACAAAGATACCAACAAAATTGAATGTCGCTACCAATTGACCGAAGGTAAGGGGCAACAGGTAGTCGCCAAACTCCGCGCTGCGGTGAAGAATGCTTCAGAAGTGGTGCTGGCTACCGATGGCGATCGCGAGGGTGAGGGAATTGCTTGGCATTTACAGCAGCAACTGCATCTGCGTAATCCCAAACGCGCTGTCTATAACCAGATTACACCTACGGCGGTTAGAGCCGCGATCGCTAATGCTCATCAGTTAGATTTAAACTTGATTTCCGCACAGCGAGCGAGACAATGTTTGGACAGGTTGATTGGATTTAAAGTTTCGCCACTTGTGCGTCGTACTAGTGGCGGTAGCTCGGCTGGTCGGGTGCAGTCAGTGGCTTTGCATATCGTCTGCCAACGTGAACGCGAGATTAATACCTTTGTGCCGATTACTTACTGGTCGGTATGGACGGAATATGCTGAAGGATTCACATCTTTCTATGCGGGTAGTAGTGAGATTGAGCCTGTGCTTGAGGATCAGGATGTCACCGATGATGCGGCGGAAGTGAATACGGAATCTACGGTTGAGTCAAAACGGGTATTGTCAGAAGCGGAAGCTGCCCGAATTATTCAAGTTGCGCGTAATCATCCCCATGTCGTTCGCGAAGCTACGGGTGTCACTGCTCAGAAATCACCGTTGCCGCCTTTCATTACCAGTTCGCTTCAGCAAGCTGCCTCTGTGAGATTAGGGCTATCGCCTGAAGAGACGATGAAGGTGGCTCAAGAGTTGTTTGAGGGTGTCGATTTACCTCAAGGTCGTAAAGGTTTGATTACCTATCACCGCACTGATAGCACCAGTCTCGCTCCTGAGTTTTGTGCTGAGGTAAAGGAATGGCTATCGAAACACGATCCTGATAATGTCCCTAAGAAAACTACTCGTCATCGTGAACAGGCGAATGCTCAATCAGCCCATGAAGCGATTCGTCCTACCTATTTGAGTATTACTCCAAAAACGGTGAGAGACCATCTCAGTGCCAAACAGCATCAACTCTATGAGTTAATCTGGCGCAGAGCCGTTGCTTCTCAATGTGCGAATGCTTTGATTCAGAAAAGTCGCGTGATTATTCAGGCTGGTTCGACGCTCTGGCAAACTAGGGGCAGTATTCTCACCTTTGCGGGTTATACGCGCTATTGGAACGATTTGAGTAAGGATAAACATATTCCTGCGTTAACAAGCGGTCAGACCTTGGCTTTGGCGAATGCGGGTTTCACGCAGAAGCAAACTCAACCTCCTGCTAGGTATAGCGAGGCGAAGTTAGTGCAGGTGTTAGAGCGTCAGGGTGTGGGTAGACCGAGTACGTTTGCGGCGATCGTCAAGACCCTGAAGGATAGAACCTATGTGTTACTCAAGGGTAAAGTTCTCGAACCTTCGGCTTTGGGAATGTCTACGGATGATGTGTTGCATAAAACTTTCCCCGATTTGCTCAGAGCCGATTTTACCGCAGGGATGGAAACGACTTTGGATGAGATCTCGGTGGGTAAGTTGGAGTGGCAAAGCTATTTGATTGGTTGGCATCAGTCTTATTTTCAGCCGATGTTGGCGCGTGCCTATACAAATCTCGGTGCGGATTTACAGCCAAGTAATCGCAAAAATGAGCTTTCGGATGTGGCTTGTCCTACTTGTAGTCATCCTCTCAGTAAGATTCCTTCTAAAAAGGTGAGTGGTGGGCATTTTCTCAAGTGTGAGCACGGCTGTGAGAATCTGGTGATGTTTTGGAGCGATCGCCGTAATCAGTGGGAGATTCCTCAACCGAAGGGCGAGAATGCAGTGACGGCGGAGGTGACTAATTTTGCTTGTCCTGTCTGTGGCAAGCCTTTGGCTAAGTTTCCCTACCATAAAGATGGTGTGGATAAAGTGATGTTGAAGTGTGCGGATGTTCAGGCACGTCAACGCAAGGATCATGCGGATGTGGTCTTTTTCTGGTCTTCTCAGGAGAAGTGGTGGTCGAAGAAGTTTGGCGATCTGGATGAGGCGGCTAAGCCGAATTTGGGTAAGGCTTCAACAGCTAAGGAGAAGAAATCTGCTCAGGGAAAGTCTAAGCAGGCGGGTAAAGTGACTAAGCCTCGTCCTAAAAAGTTGTCTTGA